A window from Roseburia sp. 499 encodes these proteins:
- a CDS encoding ABC transporter permease, whose protein sequence is MGKILEYIKMALKNITANKGRSFLTMLGIIIGIASVIMVMAVGDGTANAMNAEVEDLGTGQIYVRCSDDAVNAEEWITSEDMAAVKNKVDGVEGVSPNDGASGTTITGKGEFSLTLSGGTEDSWKSLNYNMKRGNYYTEVDVQEGNRVCVLTNEDAKRLFGSDDVVGMDIDVNVNGISQSYRIIGVTQQKENGSFVSYTYEGMPVTLNVPYTSFESFGWESDGFYSFYVFTADGADAKQVTKDLIHLLDSRHQSSGEDYYQIQSFQDTISQMNGMLAIVTTFISCVAAISLFVGGIGVMNIMLVSVTERTREIGIRKSLGAKTSSILMQFLAEAAILTIVGGILGILLGFLGALGICGIMSSVMASAISPGIKASTIIGATLFSCAIGIFFGIYPAKKAAKLSPIEALRRN, encoded by the coding sequence ATGGGAAAGATATTAGAATATATAAAAATGGCGTTAAAGAACATTACTGCTAATAAAGGACGTTCTTTTCTGACCATGTTAGGTATTATCATCGGAATTGCTTCGGTTATTATGGTTATGGCAGTTGGAGATGGAACAGCAAATGCTATGAATGCGGAAGTAGAAGACCTTGGTACCGGACAGATTTATGTACGCTGTAGCGATGATGCCGTGAATGCGGAAGAGTGGATTACATCGGAGGATATGGCAGCTGTTAAAAATAAAGTAGATGGTGTAGAAGGGGTCAGCCCGAATGATGGCGCCAGCGGGACAACAATCACAGGAAAAGGAGAGTTTTCCTTAACACTTAGCGGTGGAACAGAGGACTCCTGGAAATCTTTGAATTACAATATGAAGCGTGGCAATTATTATACAGAGGTAGATGTACAGGAAGGAAACAGGGTTTGCGTACTTACAAATGAAGATGCTAAGAGACTGTTTGGTTCGGATGATGTAGTGGGAATGGATATTGACGTAAATGTAAATGGTATTAGCCAAAGTTATCGTATTATAGGAGTTACGCAGCAAAAGGAAAATGGAAGCTTTGTTAGCTATACTTATGAAGGAATGCCGGTAACATTAAATGTACCATATACATCTTTTGAATCGTTTGGATGGGAAAGTGATGGATTCTATTCTTTCTATGTGTTCACCGCAGATGGGGCAGATGCAAAACAAGTGACGAAAGATTTGATTCATTTGTTGGATTCCAGACATCAAAGTTCAGGTGAGGATTACTATCAGATACAGAGCTTTCAAGATACGATTTCACAAATGAATGGCATGTTAGCTATTGTAACAACATTTATTTCATGTGTAGCAGCGATATCTCTGTTTGTAGGTGGAATTGGTGTTATGAATATTATGTTAGTATCTGTAACAGAACGAACAAGAGAAATAGGAATTCGTAAGTCCTTAGGAGCGAAAACATCATCTATACTAATGCAGTTTTTGGCAGAGGCTGCAATCCTCACAATTGTAGGAGGAATTTTGGGTATATTGTTAGGATTTCTTGGAGCATTAGGAATTTGTGGAATTATGAGTAGTGTCATGGCAAGTGCAATCAGCCCGGGAATCAAGGCAAGTACTATTATAGGTGCAACATTGTTTTCTTGTGCGATTGGAATCTTCTTTGGTATTTACCCGGCAAAAAAAGCAGCGAAGTTAAGTCCGATTGAAGCATTGCGAAGAAATTAA